The Desulfohalovibrio reitneri genome contains a region encoding:
- the dsrB gene encoding dissimilatory-type sulfite reductase subunit beta yields MAFVSSGYNPDKPMENRITDIGPQNYQNFLPPVIKNNYGKWLYHEILEPGVLMHKAESGDEVYTIRVGTARLMSVGLIREILDIADAHCDGYVRWTTRNNVEFILDSKDKVEPLKKDLEGRKFPGGSNKFPIGGTGASVPNVVHTQGWVHCHTPATDASGPVKALMDEFYSEFQSMELPAPIRLAVACCLNMCGACHCSDIAVVGIHRKPPLIDHEVLDDICEIPLAVASCPTAAIRPSKVEVNGKEKKTVAIKEERCMFCGNCYTMCAALPLADAEGDGCAIMVGGKVSNRISNPKFSKVVAAYVPNEPPRWPTLVQTIRKIVDAYKQDAKKYERIGDWAERIGWERFFEKTGLEFTEHLIDDFRDPAYYSWRQTTNFKW; encoded by the coding sequence ATGGCGTTCGTTTCTTCGGGATACAATCCTGACAAGCCGATGGAAAACCGCATCACCGACATCGGCCCCCAAAACTACCAGAACTTCCTGCCGCCGGTTATCAAGAACAACTACGGCAAGTGGCTGTACCACGAGATCCTGGAGCCCGGCGTGCTCATGCACAAGGCCGAGTCCGGGGACGAGGTCTACACCATCCGCGTGGGCACCGCCCGCCTGATGTCCGTCGGCCTCATCCGCGAGATCCTGGACATCGCCGACGCCCACTGCGACGGCTACGTCCGCTGGACCACCCGCAACAACGTGGAGTTCATCCTGGACTCCAAGGACAAGGTCGAGCCCCTGAAGAAGGACCTTGAGGGCCGCAAGTTCCCCGGCGGCTCCAACAAGTTCCCCATCGGCGGCACCGGCGCCTCCGTGCCCAACGTGGTCCACACCCAGGGCTGGGTGCACTGCCACACCCCGGCCACCGACGCCTCCGGCCCGGTTAAGGCCCTCATGGACGAGTTCTACTCCGAATTCCAGTCCATGGAGCTGCCCGCGCCCATCCGCCTGGCCGTGGCCTGCTGCCTGAACATGTGCGGCGCCTGCCACTGCTCCGACATCGCCGTCGTGGGCATCCACCGCAAGCCGCCGCTCATCGACCACGAGGTCCTGGACGACATCTGCGAGATTCCGCTGGCCGTCGCTTCCTGCCCCACCGCCGCCATCCGCCCCTCCAAGGTGGAAGTCAACGGCAAGGAAAAGAAGACCGTGGCCATTAAGGAAGAGCGCTGCATGTTCTGCGGCAACTGCTACACCATGTGCGCCGCCCTGCCCCTGGCCGACGCCGAGGGCGACGGTTGCGCCATCATGGTCGGCGGCAAGGTGTCCAACCGCATCTCCAACCCCAAGTTCTCCAAGGTCGTGGCCGCCTATGTGCCCAACGAGCCGCCGCGCTGGCCGACCCTGGTGCAGACCATCCGCAAGATCGTGGATGCCTACAAGCAGGACGCCAAGAAGTACGAGCGCATCGGCGACTGGGCCGAGCGCATCGGCTGGGAGCGTTTCTTCGAGAAGACCGGCCTGGAGTTCACCGAGCACCTGATCGACGACTTCCGCGATCCGGCCTACTACTCCTGGCGCCAGACCACCAACTTCAAGTGGTAG
- a CDS encoding dissimilatory sulfite reductase D family protein has translation MPLDADQAKQEIKDFLNKKSGSKSKFYFNDFTKLFPDAKSREVKKVLTTLVNEGELVFWSSGSTTMYSLPGAGKHAEGED, from the coding sequence ATGCCTCTCGACGCAGATCAAGCCAAACAGGAAATCAAGGACTTTCTGAACAAAAAGTCCGGCTCCAAATCCAAGTTCTACTTCAACGACTTCACCAAGCTTTTCCCCGACGCCAAGTCCCGCGAGGTCAAGAAGGTCCTGACCACCCTCGTCAACGAGGGCGAGCTGGTCTTCTGGTCTTCCGGCTCCACCACCATGTACAGCCTCCCCGGCGCCGGCAAGCACGCCGAGGGCGAGGACTAG
- a CDS encoding YcaO-like family protein → MIEYVLRHHRTQAGTGFFAPTPAAPMHPQEALDQLKAAPNDVFLRRFVISRMGEMEPEDFDQLCAGAIQEAPHAFQALLFESALSHERFTGIAVRFEEEADREALAEATPLPLIRATLLEEEASHTPWLGLLDQARETLTPLPRTIARGLPPPVDPDVARAVLCPAATLPEAFAERFGVGKPAPAELPGPDEVVRMGLDALARMGLSAEEEQRHQAALSPVNLLRKWHMEVRVRQGGLDYALSGGQTSYGKGLRLPQARASLVMEMVERASSYASITDDGPLGYTTPMGLVRGSYNELADAGRIALRPDSLRLDTPSDHLSLLWVLGRDAGGGEILLPAQLIFLFCNLDEPELATGHDSTGLGAGVTMAQARLQGVCETLERDAAALAVHDPSRCFLPVSDDPELATHLDALRQAGVQPILEDITSPFGVPAYRCVVRHQDGEEVSWATACHPSGPRAAVSALLETMYPFPGGEPSAQPPEGLAERRIEDLPDHSTGDPEQDLALLEEVLTKSGHPPVYCDLTREDLALPVVRCLIPGLENGQERRVGARLYGAILRSLDAD, encoded by the coding sequence GTGATCGAATACGTCCTCCGCCACCACCGCACCCAGGCCGGAACAGGCTTCTTCGCCCCAACTCCGGCCGCCCCCATGCATCCCCAGGAAGCCCTGGACCAACTCAAGGCCGCGCCCAACGACGTCTTTCTGCGCCGCTTCGTCATCTCCCGCATGGGCGAGATGGAGCCGGAAGACTTCGACCAGCTCTGCGCCGGAGCCATCCAGGAGGCCCCGCACGCCTTCCAGGCCCTACTCTTCGAAAGCGCTCTCTCCCACGAGCGGTTCACCGGCATCGCCGTGCGCTTCGAGGAAGAGGCAGACCGCGAGGCCCTGGCCGAGGCCACCCCGCTGCCCCTCATCCGGGCCACGCTCCTGGAGGAGGAGGCTTCACACACCCCCTGGCTCGGCCTGTTGGACCAGGCGCGCGAGACGTTGACCCCCCTGCCCCGGACCATCGCCCGGGGGCTGCCGCCGCCGGTGGACCCGGACGTGGCCCGCGCGGTCCTGTGCCCGGCGGCCACCCTGCCCGAGGCCTTCGCCGAGCGGTTCGGCGTGGGCAAGCCCGCCCCGGCGGAGCTTCCCGGCCCGGACGAGGTGGTGCGCATGGGGCTGGACGCCCTGGCCCGCATGGGCCTTTCGGCCGAGGAGGAACAGCGCCATCAGGCGGCTCTCAGCCCGGTGAACCTGCTGCGCAAGTGGCACATGGAGGTGCGGGTGCGCCAGGGCGGGCTGGACTACGCCCTCTCCGGCGGCCAGACCAGCTACGGCAAGGGGCTGCGGTTGCCCCAGGCGCGCGCCTCCCTGGTCATGGAAATGGTGGAACGGGCCTCCAGCTACGCCTCCATCACCGACGACGGCCCCCTGGGCTACACCACCCCCATGGGCCTTGTGCGTGGCAGCTACAACGAACTGGCCGACGCCGGGCGCATCGCCCTGCGGCCGGACTCCCTGCGGCTGGACACACCTTCAGACCACCTGTCCCTTCTCTGGGTGCTCGGCCGGGACGCGGGCGGCGGTGAAATCCTGCTGCCCGCCCAACTGATATTCCTCTTCTGCAACCTGGACGAGCCTGAGCTGGCCACGGGGCACGACTCCACCGGCCTGGGCGCGGGCGTGACCATGGCCCAGGCGCGCTTGCAGGGGGTGTGCGAGACGCTGGAGCGCGACGCCGCCGCCCTGGCAGTGCATGATCCTTCCCGCTGCTTCCTGCCCGTTTCCGACGACCCCGAACTGGCCACCCACCTGGACGCCCTGCGCCAGGCCGGAGTGCAACCTATTCTGGAGGACATCACCTCCCCCTTCGGCGTGCCCGCCTACCGCTGCGTGGTCCGCCACCAGGACGGGGAGGAAGTCTCCTGGGCCACGGCCTGCCACCCCTCCGGCCCGCGCGCGGCCGTCTCCGCCCTGCTGGAGACCATGTACCCCTTCCCCGGCGGCGAGCCCTCCGCCCAGCCGCCCGAGGGCCTTGCCGAGCGGCGGATCGAGGACCTGCCGGACCACTCCACCGGCGACCCGGAACAGGATCTGGCCCTGCTTGAAGAGGTGCTCACCAAGAGCGGGCACCCGCCGGTCTACTGCGACCTCACCCGCGAGGACCTGGCCCTGCCCGTGGTCCGCTGCCTCATCCCCGGCCTGGAGAACGGCCAGGAACGGCGCGTGGGCGCGCGGCTGTACGGGGCCATCCTGCGCTCCCTGGACGCGGACTAG
- a CDS encoding TVP38/TMEM64 family protein, with protein MDQSTESTDKTPGDGAENGASRRNPYRALLKGLAMLLLLGGAAFAARALGMEEAFDKAWIDANIRGHGLYGYALYVLGTAVFTGFGLPRQIPAFLGGYAFGALQGTLLATLGAGLGCLASFTYARYLARSWARRRFGKRLKRVDDFLGRNTFSMAVVARLMPFTSNVLTNLAAGLSSAALLPFLAGSLVGYLPQSLVFALAGKGTRVAPELRFTLAALLFVAAAVLGVYLYRRHRAAAAALRDD; from the coding sequence ATGGACCAGAGTACGGAATCGACTGACAAGACCCCCGGCGACGGGGCGGAGAACGGCGCGTCCCGCCGCAATCCATACAGGGCGCTGCTTAAGGGGCTGGCCATGCTGCTGCTGTTGGGCGGGGCGGCCTTCGCCGCGCGCGCCCTGGGCATGGAAGAAGCCTTCGACAAGGCCTGGATCGACGCCAACATCCGGGGCCACGGCCTGTACGGCTACGCGCTGTACGTGCTGGGAACGGCCGTGTTTACCGGCTTCGGCCTTCCCAGGCAGATTCCCGCCTTCCTGGGCGGCTACGCCTTCGGCGCGCTGCAGGGCACCTTGCTGGCCACCCTGGGCGCTGGGCTGGGCTGTTTGGCCTCCTTCACCTACGCCCGTTACCTGGCCCGCTCCTGGGCGCGCCGCCGGTTCGGCAAGCGGCTCAAGCGGGTGGACGACTTCCTGGGCCGCAACACGTTTTCCATGGCCGTGGTGGCGCGGCTCATGCCCTTCACCTCCAACGTGCTGACCAACCTGGCCGCCGGGCTGTCCTCGGCCGCGCTGCTGCCGTTTCTGGCCGGATCGTTGGTGGGCTATCTGCCACAGTCCCTGGTATTCGCCCTGGCGGGCAAGGGCACCCGGGTGGCCCCGGAACTCCGCTTCACCCTGGCGGCGCTGCTCTTTGTGGCCGCGGCTGTGCTGGGCGTGTACCTCTACCGCCGCCACCGCGCCGCCGCGGCCGCCCTGCGCGACGATTGA
- a CDS encoding glycosyltransferase family 2 protein, producing the protein MSESRERNAAPRAGADEAPDTPHLSVVVPVYNEEGNLRPLLDEIRAALDGAGIDWEAVFVDDGSADDSLRVIRQLVLEEPRLHYLAFARNRGQSAAFAAGFQAARAPRIATMDADLQNDPADIPALLALADQGHDLVCGIRARRRDSFMKRVGSRIGNAVRTRLTGRTVRDTGCSLKILRADMARAMPVFNGMHRFFPNLMLMQGATLAETPVNHRPRASGTSKYGTLDRAIAGGYDLFGMRWLLSRFVRYEIKERK; encoded by the coding sequence ATGAGCGAGTCGAGAGAGCGAAACGCCGCGCCCCGAGCGGGTGCTGACGAGGCCCCGGACACTCCCCACCTGTCCGTGGTGGTGCCGGTATACAACGAGGAAGGCAACCTCCGCCCCTTGCTGGACGAGATTCGCGCCGCCCTGGACGGCGCGGGCATCGACTGGGAGGCGGTCTTTGTGGACGACGGCTCGGCGGACGACTCCCTGCGGGTCATCCGCCAGCTGGTCCTGGAGGAGCCGCGCCTGCACTACCTGGCTTTCGCCCGCAACCGGGGCCAGTCCGCGGCCTTCGCGGCCGGGTTCCAGGCCGCCCGCGCCCCGCGCATCGCCACCATGGACGCCGACCTGCAGAACGACCCCGCGGACATCCCGGCACTGCTGGCCCTGGCCGACCAGGGGCACGACCTGGTCTGCGGCATCCGCGCCCGCCGCCGCGACTCCTTCATGAAGCGCGTGGGCTCCCGCATCGGCAACGCCGTGCGCACCCGGCTCACAGGCCGCACTGTGCGCGACACCGGCTGCTCCCTGAAGATTCTGCGGGCGGACATGGCCCGGGCCATGCCCGTGTTCAACGGCATGCACCGCTTCTTCCCCAACCTCATGCTCATGCAGGGGGCCACCCTGGCCGAAACCCCGGTCAACCACCGGCCCCGCGCCTCGGGAACCTCCAAGTACGGCACTCTGGACAGGGCCATCGCAGGGGGCTACGATCTCTTCGGCATGCGCTGGCTCCTCTCCCGCTTCGTGCGGTACGAGATCAAGGAACGCAAGTAA
- a CDS encoding SulP family inorganic anion transporter: MLRDLKKNWLHNLRGDLLAGLVVALALVPEAIAFSIIAGVDPKVGLYASFSIAVITAIAGGRPGMISGATGAMALLIVTLVQQHGLEYLFAATLLTGLLQILAGFFRLGDLIRFVGRSVVTGFVNALAILIFMAQLPELTGVTWHVYAMTAAGLAIIYLFPRIPKVGAVVPSPLVCILVLTAVAVAAGLPVRTVGDMGQLPDTLPVFLWPDVPLSFETLRIIFPYAAGLAVVGLLESMMTATIVDDLTGTTSRRNRECVGQGLANIGTGFLGGMAGCAMIGQSVINVKSGGRGRLSCLFAGVVLLLMVVFLGDVIRQIPMPALVAVMIMVSIGTFSWESLRNLRTHPMSANLVMISTVVVVVATHNLAIGVFVGVLVSSLFFANKVGRLMHLTSDVTLDGLHRTYRIRGQVFFASATDFINAIDFGEVLESVTIDVTQAHFWDISAVAALDKVVLTFRRKGTEVEILGYNEASATLVDRYGVHDKPGEADKLLAGH, translated from the coding sequence ATGCTTCGCGACCTGAAGAAAAACTGGCTCCACAACCTGCGCGGCGACCTTCTGGCGGGTCTTGTCGTGGCTCTGGCCCTGGTGCCCGAGGCCATCGCCTTCTCCATCATCGCCGGGGTGGACCCCAAGGTGGGGCTGTACGCCTCCTTTTCCATCGCCGTCATCACCGCCATCGCCGGCGGCCGCCCCGGAATGATCTCCGGCGCCACCGGGGCCATGGCTTTGCTCATCGTCACCCTGGTCCAGCAGCATGGGCTGGAGTACCTTTTCGCCGCCACTCTGCTCACCGGCTTGTTGCAAATACTTGCCGGATTCTTCCGGCTCGGCGACCTGATACGCTTCGTGGGGCGCTCGGTGGTCACCGGCTTCGTCAACGCCCTGGCCATCCTCATCTTCATGGCCCAGCTGCCGGAGCTCACGGGGGTCACATGGCACGTCTACGCCATGACCGCCGCCGGGCTGGCCATCATTTACCTTTTTCCGCGCATCCCCAAGGTGGGCGCTGTGGTTCCCTCGCCGCTGGTCTGCATCCTGGTGCTCACCGCCGTGGCCGTGGCCGCGGGCCTGCCCGTGCGCACGGTGGGCGACATGGGGCAGCTCCCCGACACCCTGCCCGTGTTCCTGTGGCCGGACGTGCCGTTGAGCTTCGAGACGCTCAGGATCATCTTCCCCTACGCGGCGGGGCTGGCCGTGGTGGGCCTGCTGGAATCCATGATGACCGCCACCATCGTGGACGACCTGACCGGCACTACCAGCCGCCGCAATCGCGAGTGCGTCGGCCAGGGGCTGGCCAACATCGGCACGGGATTCCTCGGCGGCATGGCGGGCTGCGCCATGATCGGCCAATCCGTCATCAACGTGAAGTCCGGCGGGCGCGGGCGGCTCTCCTGCCTTTTCGCGGGGGTGGTGCTGCTCCTCATGGTCGTCTTTCTGGGCGACGTCATCCGCCAGATTCCCATGCCCGCGCTGGTGGCGGTGATGATCATGGTCTCCATCGGCACATTCTCCTGGGAATCCCTGCGCAACCTGCGCACCCACCCCATGAGCGCCAACCTCGTCATGATCTCCACCGTGGTGGTGGTCGTGGCCACGCACAATCTGGCCATCGGCGTTTTCGTGGGCGTGCTGGTCTCCTCGCTCTTCTTCGCCAACAAGGTGGGCAGGCTCATGCACCTCACCAGCGACGTGACCCTCGACGGCCTGCACCGCACCTACCGTATCCGGGGGCAGGTCTTCTTCGCCTCGGCCACGGACTTCATCAACGCCATCGACTTCGGCGAGGTGCTGGAGAGCGTGACCATCGACGTGACGCAGGCCCACTTCTGGGATATCTCCGCCGTGGCCGCGCTGGACAAGGTGGTGCTCACCTTTCGCCGCAAGGGCACCGAGGTGGAGATACTGGGCTACAACGAGGCCAGCGCCACCCTGGTGGACCGCTACGGCGTGCACGACAAACCCGGCGAGGCGGACAAGCTCCTCGCCGGACACTAG